From the Geotrypetes seraphini chromosome 8, aGeoSer1.1, whole genome shotgun sequence genome, the window TCTCTCTTGTGCCGGGGTAACACCTACAGCCCAGAGCAGGGTGTGCCCAGCCCTCACCTGTGTTAcaagaattgaaaaaaaacaaaacacaaagcccTGCTGGCAGTCTGCGAAAACTTGCAAGAGAACTAAACTTTGCCAAGGGGATTCTGTTTCCTTTTCTGGAGAAAGGGCTTTTCTTTTGACAGAGTTCAAATCAAACCACCACAGACCCTGATCTTGAAAGGACACTTTATGCTTGTATGAGATATGATGCTGTACAcagaggtggggggggagggaggggggaaccgGTCATGTTTCAGAAGCCAGGCTGGGTTCCTGGGTGGAGAGGGACGCGGTACCCCCTGCCTAGGCCCTCTTGCATTTCTTCCTGAGTCCCTTCCAACAAGCAGGGCTTTGTGATTTTGGACCtgcttcttttcaagggagggcTTCACTTGCAAGTCACAGTTTATTTCCTTTTCTGGCTTTTATGCACATTTATTTTGTCTGCAGATGGCAGGAATGGTTCATCAGTTACTTATTAAAACCTTTAGTTCAGTTTCTCCACCAGCaacttttttcccctctttttcttTAGAGAACCCCCCAGATTCTTATGTATCTCGGGATTTCTTTTTGTCCTTTCGGCTAGTCAGGAGATGCAAGATCACGAACACAGACTCAGTTCCTTTCTGAACAGTGGATGTGGCAGCTCTGTTAcgcctttatttctttctttcattaattcattttctctccaaagagctcaggatgggctacaggttaacatacataacatacaggtaataggttacaatttgccatagttacaggaCAAGTTTTTCCAGGTACAAAatattatcctaacttgacacccACTGGGGCTCTAAaaccaatacacttctccctccgaattcgctgtgataggggattaacagaaccgcaaataatcttttcatatgttattcgctgttttctgttaaaaaccatcgtgaatatggtgaaaccgcgaataacatggcgggagacctggcctgttcctgaaggaagaggcaaaacacggtgaagaaagtgccgggaatcggcgatttttctctgtaaacgcttggaatcagcgatttcgctgtgcaagctgacgtaattgggggtgaggagccagcaagctaaaaaccgcaaataatcgaaaccgtgaatatggagggagaagtgtacacattCAATACagtttatgggtcacattgtcgTAGTTACAGTGCAACATTTCTCAATAAAAGTGTTTCTCCTAACGCAACACATAccaaggatctagtaccaatatacatttctttgtcatCTATTGGTcgggggagttaggtgaacagatctgtttttattgctttcctaaccggggaggggggcattttgaggcatatttcaccCTTTTCGGCATGTACAGAGGAAGCTTGGCCATCACATAGGCTGGTGCCGTGTTGCGTAAGGATTTGAACTCTAGcctcaggcccttgaagacacaacgtttaGCTACGGACAGCCACTGAACCGACAAAAGAGCCTGGCAGACAGGGTCGTGggcatggggtttttttttttagaagtctgattgccatGTTTTGTACACACTGGAGATGTCGTATGTTCTTTGCCGGGAGACTGTTGAATAGCGCATCGCAGTAGTCCATGTGAGAGAGGCCTAAGGCATAGAGTGGTTGGGTGAAGTCGGACTCAGAAAAGTATTTCTTATTTTCCGGAAATGACGCAGGCGGTGTAATGAGGAAGATGCCACCTGCGAGATGTGGTTGGAAAGCAATAGGTTGgtgtcaaggagtattcctaggctgcgcgcttgatcttttgcagttatggtagttgagtcccacgttgcagtgttctttgctgATCCATAGGAGTTTCGTCTGGAGACGTTTAGTTCTAATTTGTTaacggacatccagtttttgatttccaagAGACAGTTTAGGAGTTTTGTATCTGGGCATCATGGGTTTCTCCAAGCAAAGCCAGACCACAGCCTTTCAAAACGGTGATGCGTCAAAAGCACGAAGGACAGTGGCGCACTGACATATGAGCTCAGGATGAATGTGCACCATTGCTTCTGCCGCTTTGAGGCCTTTCCTTTTGTGCTCTAAGGGTATTTGTATGTGTATGTGGGGAATCCCCACTACACTTAGATGTCCTCGCGCTCCCATTGGGGGTGTGTGAAACCCCCCtgcactgaaaactcccaaacagcAAAAAGAGCAGGAGTTTTCAGGGtactgggggggtttccccccacaccccttcaCATCGTAAAACGGAAGGCCTTAAAAGCGGTGGCGTGCATTTGTCCTGCACTCAAATGTCGGCGTGGGATTGTCAGCGTGCCACTGTACTCCGCGCTTTTGACGGTGTACCTTCGAAacctgcagggggaggggggtactttTACAGCATCCCGCAGACTTAACTTCAATCCAGTATAACATCATTCCTCAGTCTTGCTCTTTCTCAGCTCTCCTGTGTTTCATTATCCAGACCTCTGTTcagatttatgtatttattccattttctgtaCTATGGCTTGAACCGTAGGCCCCCAAAACCGACACACGCTTTCAGAGTGGGAAGCTGAGGTTCATAATTTCATGAAAGAAATAAGGTATCCCCACTTATTAATGAGGAGACAGATTATCAGTGGTTTCAGGAGGTATCCTGCTTTTTCCCCCCACCCCAGAGCTCCCTTAACCCATCAATATGTCCTTCAACATTTAGCAAAAAGTTTGGTTGGCTGAAAATGTTCCCAGCCCAGGCAGGCTCTGTGAAGACTCTTACACACGGATCTTGGTGCAGCTGTGACTCCAATTCACAACAGCAGTCGAATGAATGTGAGCCCTGGATGGCACAGGACGGTGAGACCCACGGAGTCCCCACCCAGGCTATGACCCTCAAATGCATGTTGCTGATCCACAGCTTTGGAAGCTCTGCATTGTAAGGATCCAATCTGCTTTCTGCATTCTCTCTTACATTACAAATATGTCCCGGGAGTTCAATGCCATTTACAGTTTAGAAGAGTCTGGCCATGTCCAGGGGTTACATTATCctgttgtttgtttggggggggggagtaagatattttccaaataaataaatataagaagataagaattgccactgctgggtcagaccagtggtccatcatgcccagcagtccgctcacgcggtggcccttaggtcaaagaccagtgccctaactgagaccagcactacctgcatatgttccagttcagcaggaacttgtctaactttgtcttgaatccctggagggtgttttcccctataacagactccggaagagcattccagttgtctaccctctctgggtgaagaagaacttacttacgttcgtacggaatctattccctttcaattttagagagtgccctctcgttctctctaccttggagagggtgaacagtctgtctttatctactaagtctattcccttcattatcttgaatgtttcgatcatgtcccctctaagtctcctcttttcaagggagaagaggcccagtttctctaatctctcactgtacggcaactcctccaaccccttaaccatcttagttgctcttctctcgaaccttttgaatagtaccgtgtccttcttcatatacagcgaccagtgctggacgcagtactccaggtaggggtgtaccatggtccagtacagcggcatgataggtTTTTAGGCCTTTGCGAAAGTTTTGGTACTTAGGGGTGTTCCTTAATTGTGCTGGTAAAGGATTCCACCATTTTGCTGGATTTGGGAATCTTATTCTTTTATGGTTACTGATCAGGTTATATGATGGCAGCCAGTGgggtagtgagggtgagaggcgcttgGGGCTGTGGCGCTCCTCCCCTGCCCCCGctccttacccccaccccccacattcccttccctgtacctctagttgttcaccaccataagcaacaagaacttcaatgtgctcctcatgaCCGCGCCATCTCTTCATatgtgcggcacccggaagtgatgtcagcgggagagatgatgcGGTCataaggagcacattgaagttgttggtcacagtggtgaacaactagaggtatggggaaagggcgaggggaggagtgggacgaGGTGAGGGCgcagaggaggaagggtgccggcgcccccaccaacatggctccTGGGATGGACCACCCCCCGCcttcccttactacaccactgatggcAGCCCTGAGTCTAGCTTCAGTTTGACAGGACAGTGCTTGAgattggatcggtagcatggaatgttgctactctggggattccggaatcttgctactctttggggattctggaatgttgcttctctggggattccggaatcttgctactctttgggtattctggaatgttgctactctggggattccggaatcttgttactcattgggtattctggaatgttgctattctttggggattctggaatgttgctactctttttggattctggaatgttgctattctttggggattctggaatgttgctactctgggttttgaccagggttttgacctggattggccaccgtgagaacgggctactgggcttgatggaccattggtctgacccagtagggctattcttttgttcttatgttaaaaattCATCACCCAGAATCTTGGTTTTCAGTCAGGGTCTTTAATTGCACATCACTGTAGGTCTGTGAAGAATATTTCTTCTCTCGCtgcaagtttattattttcatgGACTCAGAAAGTGGGGAAATGTTGTCCCAACAGCAGCTCTCTAGACCCTTTTCATCCAGGTTTTCAGCTGGAATCTATAGCTTCTGAGGGTAACGTCAAGAATGTCTGGAAGAGTCGTGTATAACCTCCACGAAGCCACCTTCACTATTCCATGACAGGTTTTACCTGCTCTCAGTAAAATAGTCTCTTTAAGGACCTAGATTCATTTTCTGTTCACCTATCCACATTTTAAATTATGGATAAGCCAAAGTTTCAGTTTCATCTTCTACACTGGCAGTAATTTTAATAACGGGTGGCTTGCAGTTCGTGCCATTGAACACGGTTCTGCCTGATCTTAAGAAGGATGAGGCTTCTGATCCAGATGTTGTCTCGATGCTGCGTACTCCCACCTCCTTGACTCTGGGGGTTGCTACATGTTTTGTGCACTTCTTCCCAACCAAATAAATCACCTCAACAATGTTCAGCAGGATACATAATGCCGTGGTGCTCAGCATGAAGATTGATAAGAGGTTTTTCTCTGTGGGCTTGGAAATGTAACAGTGAACAACATTGGGACAAGGGGTGATGTTGCATTTTACCAGCCTGGGTAGAACATAATTTTCATACAGTCTGTGGAAGATGTACAGAAACACCGAGTCTATAGATGCCTTGATGATGAGGCTGAGCAAGTAGGTCCACCAGAGGCCGCCTCGCTTTTTCCCAGTGTCTAAATAA encodes:
- the LOC117364729 gene encoding gap junction beta-5 protein-like, which gives rise to MNWAVYEALLTGVNKYSTAFGRLWLSLVFIFRILVYLLTVGRVWGDEQRDFDCDTHQPGCTNVCYDHYFPVSHARLWALQLILVTCPSLLVVMHVAYREDRERKRREKLGENCSQLYLDTGKKRGGLWWTYLLSLIIKASIDSVFLYIFHRLYENYVLPRLVKCNITPCPNVVHCYISKPTEKNLLSIFMLSTTALCILLNIVEVIYLVGKKCTKHVATPRVKEVGVRSIETTSGSEASSFLRSGRTVFNGTNCKPPVIKITASVEDETETLAYP